CAATTGTTGGTGCGTTAACTGTAGCTTACATTTATGCTCATCATCTGGAGTTTTTAGTTTATATAATTTTTGGGATTGTATTGCTTTCTCAAGTATATGTGCAGTTAGCTAAATCAAAATTTGAACTTCCAAAACCTATGAAACCAGATTGGACTACTAAAGTATTTCAGCTTTACGGCAAATACTATGATATGGCATTAGATCGAGAAGTAGAATATCAAGGTGTCAGATGGTGGCTCGGAGAAATAATAATGTTTTTTGCAGGATTTATTTCTGGATTACTAGGAATAGGTTCTGGTGCTTTAAAGGTTCTAGGTATGGATTGGGCAATGAATCTTCCTATGAAAGTCAGTACTACTACTAGTAATTTTATGATCGGAGTTACTGCCGCAACAGGTAGTTCGATTTATTGGATATTTGGATATATAGAGCCGTTCTTAGCAGCAGGTACTGCAATAGGCGTTCTAATAGGTGCATTCATAGGTACTAAGATTCTTGTTAGAGTAACTAACAAAACTATAAGATACATTTTTATGATAATTTTAGTGTTCTTAGGAATACAGATGTTATTGAGGGGGTTAGGATTTGGATTTTAACAACCTTATAGGAAATACATTAAGAGTAGGTGTAATAATTAGTGCAATAATAATTTTAGCAGGTGTTATAATGCTATTTGTATTTCATGGTTCGGATGGATATACTATAGTTCAGATATCAGCACCTAATTCTATCGTAAATAGTTCTATCTCTAAGCCATATAAGGTATTTAATGGTCTGTCGAAATTTTATGGATTAGACTATATATATTTAGGCTTGATGGTTTTAATTGCTACGCCAGTAATCAGAGTAGTATTAGGTATAGCACAATTTATATCAGAAAAAAATAAATTATATGCAATTATAACAACAATTGTACTCTTTAATCTATTGTTCGCAATATTTCTTCTACCGCTTATAATAGGTAAATAAACTCTTTTCTTTATCATATCTAAGAATTAGTTTTTATTTTGTAAGCTGTAAGAATAGTAAGTTAATTTACTGACAAAATAGAGATATTATAGGCTGATATTTTATGTTATAATAAGTATTATTGAACTAAACTCTTCTAAGAAAGGTTGATTGTAGATATGAAATTTTATCTAACCTCTGCTATTTTTATTTTATTAAAAACTATATTTTCTTTTTTAAAAGAATGAGTCATAAAAAATGTTATTTATCCTTATGTATTCCTCTTAATTGGTAATCCTTTCCTTTATTTTATTTACTATTTTAGGTAAAACTATTTCTACTGGATCTGATATTATAACGTCAGCTATACTATCTAGAGGAGTTTCTTCATTATTTAAAATAATTAGTTTTCCTCCTCTTTCTTTAACTATTTGAGGAATTAAATTAGCAGGATAAACTGTTAATGACGAGCCTATTGCTAAAACTAAATCTGCTTCCATTGCAATTTTTTCAGCTTCCAGAATCTTAGTTACTGGTTCTCCAAATAATACTACATAAGGTCTTATTATACCTCCGCATTCGCATTTTGGTGGATTTTCTCCTTTATCTATTTTATTAAGAACTTCTTGTGAATCGAATTCCTTATAACATGAGTTACAGTAAGATTTTTTCATTGTACCGTGTAATTCTATTACGTTTTGAGAACCAGCTTTTTGATGTAAACCATCAATATTTTGAGTTATTATAGCTTTTATTAAACCTAGTTTTTCTAACTCAGCTAAAGCAATATGTGCTGGATTGGGGTTAGAATTAAATAAACTTCTCATTCTAGTAGAGTAAAAGTCCCAAAATCCTTTAGGGTCTCTATTAAAATACTCTATTGATGATAACTCTTGAGGATATTTTTTCCATATTCCATTAGGCCCTCTAAAATCTGGTATTCCAGAAGCTGTGCTTATTCCTGCACCTGTAAAAGCTATTCCATAAGTTGAAGTTAGTAATAAATCAACAGCATATTCTACACTTTCCATGTATAAATACTTCTATTAACAATTATTTATATTTTATTATCTTATTTCCTAATTTTTAAAATTATAAATAAGTTTACAATAAAAAAGCCTATCATAAATTATTCTAAAGCTACATAAGATTTATAAATCTAATGGGAGTTACTGTATTTATGAATAATTGAAAGTAGATAATTAACCCTATAAAACATGAATTCAATATATTAAGTAAATGGAATTTGTCAGAATAAACTATGCTGATCTAAATAATTATCAGCCTCTTATGATAATAGCTCCAACAGGCTCTGGGAAAACCTTTGCAATGATAAAATACGCTCTATCAGAGAATAATTATGATAGAATAATCTTTGCATTACCTACTAAAGCTGCAATAAGAGAAGTATTTATTAAAATCAGTAATTTTACCGATAGTGTTGGAAGGGATGATAGTGATGCAAGGTTAGATGATAACTTTGACCCAGAAGAAGTATGGAGTAAAAAGAAAATAATTGTAACAAGTTATGAAAGGCTACTATCATCTCTAATAACTAGACAAGAAGTATTCAATAGATCTCTTTTAATTATAGATGAAGCACATCTTTTACTTTATAATGGAAGAAATTGTATAATTCAAGAAATTTTAGCATATTATAAATTTTTAAGATATGAAAGGAAATTTAAAATAAATATAGTATTGCTCAGTGCAACAATGCCAGAAGTTGATAATTTATCTCTTTATCTAGAAGCTAAAGTAATACAAATGGATAAAAGGCCAATAGAAATTGAGATAAAAAGAGTAAAATTGGAAAATTATAATAAGAAAAGAGTTAAACAGAATAATCTTGACGAGTTTCTATTTTCATCTAATTATTATTTGAGGAAGACAATAGCTTTTATAAATTACGTTAAGAAAGGTGAAATTAATCTATCTGATTATAAACAATTTTTAGTTTATACAAATACTAGAAGATCAGCAGAGGAAATAGCTGAACTATTACAAAAAGAATTGAGAGTTAATACTGCATATCATCACGCAGGATTACCAATTGAAAGAAGAAAACAAATAGAAGACGATATGAGAAAAGGTAAAGGTGAAAATACAACAGAACCATTTTATAAAATTATAGTAGCTACAGATACTTTATCATTAAGCATAAATACAACAGTAGATGCAGTAGTAATTCTTGCATTAAAGAGATTTAATCCAATAAAGACTTATGTAGAACCATCAACAATAGCTCAAATAATTGGAAGAGCTGGAAGACCAGGATATTCAAAAAGAGGAATAGCATTAATATTTGAAGAAAATGATGAGCATAAAGTAGTTGATAAAGCATTAAATAAAGAATTTGGTACAATAAAAGAGCCTTCAGACTATGCTCAAACAGTACTAAGGTGGATATATACTAAGAAAAATTTAGATCTATTATCTAAATATGGATATAATTATTCATTAGGAAAAATAAATGATGCAATAACCTACTTAAAAAATATAAATGCTATAAATAAGAAAAACGGAAAATATGAAGTAACACAATTAGGAGAAATATTTTCTTACGAATTAGTTCCTAAAATAGGAATGAATTTATTAAAATTAATAATAAAATTTGATACTACTGTAAAAAATGAAAATCCATTATCTAGAAGTATACTTTATACGTTCTCATATTCATTCATAGTAGATGAAGAAGGTAAAAATAGGTATACATTAGATGAGAATTCAATATTCTTAAAATATATAGGAGGATTAAAAGGAAAATTAGGAAATTATTCACAACAAAGAATAGGAATAAAAGTAGAGCCACCTGATTGCTTTTACTCAATATTAGAATACCCAGATATTATACCAACAGACAGCTTAGCTGAAAGCCTAAGAAAATCAGCAGAAATAATATTTCAATTATCCAAAAATGGAATGATTGATGCGAAATTACAAAAAACTTCTTTGTTTCTAATGAAAGTTATGAGAGAATACAGAAAATTACTTAGACAAATAGAAAATAAAAAAGAAAAAATACAGATTAGAGATTTTTTAAACCACCTATTCTCCAATGAGAAATTTCTAGAAACTATAGAATAACTAAAAAATTAGATACATATAAAAAATCTAAAATATTTGATAAGAGATTATGACTTAAAGATAAAAAATAAAAATAGAAATTAATTTAGAAGTTAAGTATTTCGTATCCTTTACTTACTAAATCAGCTATTAATGGTCCAACTAAAGTAACAGTTAATCCTTGAGTTTGTTTTAGTTTATCAGTTATTTTTAGACTGTCTCCTACTAATTGGCAAGCATACATTTTTTCTCCGGTTTGATTTATTTGATTTATCATATTTATTATATCTGGATCCTTTTCTGCAATTAATTGTTCACTAGGACCAAAGAAAATTAATTGTAAATCTTCAAATAATCCCTTTTGTTTCCCTACTAATGCTAGTGTTAAGGCAGTCATTATTTTTGGCTTCTGATCTTTTCCAGAATTTATCATTACAACTATTTTTCCTGGCATAATAGTTAATACAATTATAAGATAATAAGTCCATTTTCATAAGTATATTATGAATTATATAGACTAACTTTTTATTCTAATTTTAATATATGATTATTTATTCTTGAATAAAGCCAATTATTTATCTTCCTCTAATTCTTTACTTATATAGAAATTGAGATGATTAATTTCTCTTTAGATTTTATCTTTTAAATTTCTGTATATCACTAAATAAATACGCCAAAGGAAATATTTTCCTTTTCCTTAAAAAAGAAATATCTTTGTTATATAACTTTAGAATAAAAAGGTTTTTAATGATTTAAGAGAATATAATGTTTGATAAAAAATGACAAAAGTCTTAGTATTAGGAGGAAGATTCGGCGCATTAACGCCAGCATATACTCTTAAAAGATTAGTAGGTAGCAAAGCTGAAATAAAACTAATAAATGAAAGTAGATTTAGTTGGTTAAGACTAGATTTACCTCACGTCTCTATAGGAGTCAAAGACGTAGAAGAATTTAGACTTGATCTATCTCAAGCATTACCAGAAAAAGGCATTGCTTTCGAGGAAGGAAAAGTACAAAAAATTGACGCTAAGAGTAATCAAGTAGTATATCAAAAACCAGATGGAACAATAAAAGAAGAAGAATATGATTACGTAATAGTAGGTATAGGAGCACATCTAGCACCAGAATTAATTAAAGGATGGGACCAATACGGTTATAGCGTTTGCGAACCAGAATATGCACTTAAATTAAGAGACAGACTTAAGGACTTTAAAGGAGGAAACGTAACTATAGGTTCTGGATTCTTCTATCAAGGACATAATCCAAAGCCCAAAGTTCCAGAAAACTTAGTTCCACAATCTGATGCAGCCTGCGAAGGACCAGTATTTGAAATGTCATTAATGCTTCACGGATACTTCTTGAAGAAAGGAATGCTAGACAAAGTGAAAACTACAGTATACTCGCCTGGAGAATACTTATCAGATTTATCTTCTGGAGCAAGAAAAGCAGTAGGAGAAAT
This genomic window from Acidianus manzaensis contains:
- a CDS encoding sulfite exporter TauE/SafE family protein; the encoded protein is MLSPIEFFVEIVFISALSGILGALTGLGGATFLVPIYTLYLSVPIQYASGASLISTIATSSGAASAYVKDKITNVRIGMGLEIATTSGSIVGALTVAYIYAHHLEFLVYIIFGIVLLSQVYVQLAKSKFELPKPMKPDWTTKVFQLYGKYYDMALDREVEYQGVRWWLGEIIMFFAGFISGLLGIGSGALKVLGMDWAMNLPMKVSTTTSNFMIGVTAATGSSIYWIFGYIEPFLAAGTAIGVLIGAFIGTKILVRVTNKTIRYIFMIILVFLGIQMLLRGLGFGF
- a CDS encoding DUF1634 domain-containing protein, whose product is MDFNNLIGNTLRVGVIISAIIILAGVIMLFVFHGSDGYTIVQISAPNSIVNSSISKPYKVFNGLSKFYGLDYIYLGLMVLIATPVIRVVLGIAQFISEKNKLYAIITTIVLFNLLFAIFLLPLIIGK
- the cobB gene encoding NAD-dependent protein deacetylase — its product is MESVEYAVDLLLTSTYGIAFTGAGISTASGIPDFRGPNGIWKKYPQELSSIEYFNRDPKGFWDFYSTRMRSLFNSNPNPAHIALAELEKLGLIKAIITQNIDGLHQKAGSQNVIELHGTMKKSYCNSCYKEFDSQEVLNKIDKGENPPKCECGGIIRPYVVLFGEPVTKILEAEKIAMEADLVLAIGSSLTVYPANLIPQIVKERGGKLIILNNEETPLDSIADVIISDPVEIVLPKIVNKIKERITN
- a CDS encoding DEAD/DEAH box helicase — protein: MEFVRINYADLNNYQPLMIIAPTGSGKTFAMIKYALSENNYDRIIFALPTKAAIREVFIKISNFTDSVGRDDSDARLDDNFDPEEVWSKKKIIVTSYERLLSSLITRQEVFNRSLLIIDEAHLLLYNGRNCIIQEILAYYKFLRYERKFKINIVLLSATMPEVDNLSLYLEAKVIQMDKRPIEIEIKRVKLENYNKKRVKQNNLDEFLFSSNYYLRKTIAFINYVKKGEINLSDYKQFLVYTNTRRSAEEIAELLQKELRVNTAYHHAGLPIERRKQIEDDMRKGKGENTTEPFYKIIVATDTLSLSINTTVDAVVILALKRFNPIKTYVEPSTIAQIIGRAGRPGYSKRGIALIFEENDEHKVVDKALNKEFGTIKEPSDYAQTVLRWIYTKKNLDLLSKYGYNYSLGKINDAITYLKNINAINKKNGKYEVTQLGEIFSYELVPKIGMNLLKLIIKFDTTVKNENPLSRSILYTFSYSFIVDEEGKNRYTLDENSIFLKYIGGLKGKLGNYSQQRIGIKVEPPDCFYSILEYPDIIPTDSLAESLRKSAEIIFQLSKNGMIDAKLQKTSLFLMKVMREYRKLLRQIENKKEKIQIRDFLNHLFSNEKFLETIE
- a CDS encoding DsrE family protein; the encoded protein is MPGKIVVMINSGKDQKPKIMTALTLALVGKQKGLFEDLQLIFFGPSEQLIAEKDPDIINMINQINQTGEKMYACQLVGDSLKITDKLKQTQGLTVTLVGPLIADLVSKGYEILNF
- a CDS encoding NAD(P)/FAD-dependent oxidoreductase codes for the protein MTKVLVLGGRFGALTPAYTLKRLVGSKAEIKLINESRFSWLRLDLPHVSIGVKDVEEFRLDLSQALPEKGIAFEEGKVQKIDAKSNQVVYQKPDGTIKEEEYDYVIVGIGAHLAPELIKGWDQYGYSVCEPEYALKLRDRLKDFKGGNVTIGSGFFYQGHNPKPKVPENLVPQSDAACEGPVFEMSLMLHGYFLKKGMLDKVKTTVYSPGEYLSDLSSGARKAVGEMYKQLGVTLVNNFRIKEIKEHEIVDEKGNTIPSDLTVVLPPYTGNPALKNSTPDLVDDGGFIPTDLNMVSIKYDNVYASGDANAMTVPKLAFLAVKTGRIAAEHLANRLGVPTKIDTYVPSVVCIADNPLEGYGVAVNDNSFYGGTIAKAIPSATNSLKKELFVKYFMWSKGDLALEKYMGEW